The DNA window TCAAACCCCCGCAATCCTGCATCGGTCCTTTCGACGTGTCTGAAGCTGTATGACCGAAACATCAGCCAGTTTCGATGCCTCTGTTCCGTGTACAATCCCGTTCTCTTCCACGCATATCGTGGGTTGCTCGAACTCGGTATCGAGTCAGAGGCAATCCTTGATCGGCCGACAGCGCTGAAAGCGGCTAGCAACACAGGTACCCGATACGCTGTCCAGAGTGAACGATACAGTCACTACCACCCTTTCGTGCTGGAGGAGTCTCAGACACTCGGAATCGGAATCTATGACGATCGGAAAGTCGCTGTTGCAGCGTACAACGAGGCTGGCAGTGGAAAGCACATTGCGATGATCGTGAGTTCGAATAAGAGGCTGGTCAAATGGGGAACGAATTTGTACGAATCCTATCGTGCAGACGCGTGTCCTGCTACCGAAGTTGATCTAAATAGGAGATAGGCATCCTAACACGCTCATATCACGGTTTGGACCTTGTTAGAACTCTCGACAGGCGACAGGATTCAATGGTCGTGCTGAATACAGGGCGCGTATGTAGCAAAACGTCTTTGCTCGTTCGCAACGGGATGCCGAATACCCAAGGGAGAAAAGTACGTTCTCAAGCCCTCGACGAAGGCTAAGTGAGTTCGTACAGTGATGTCCCGATAGTGATGAACATCCGATCCTCGACGAGCACCAGTCCACCCAAACGTAATATGTTGATTCACTAAAACCCATAAAACATATACAGTTACAAGATATTATAAGAATTATGAAAACTGGAATCGGAACAAACAAGCTTGGGAGGCGTGCCATACTAACCGCTACAGCTGTCGGACTCAGTGGTTGCACCTCCTCTGTGATTAGGGGAACAAGTTCAGACAACTCGCAAAAACCCGCCTCCGCGAGTTGGGCAATGGCCGGTGAGAACGCACACAACACATCCCGACTCGACGCCATAATAGGTTCCAAAATCGACGACGTCTCCTGGAGCGAATCCATCGACTCGCAGTTCGCCAGCCCCATCGTCACAACCCCAAACCATGCCCTCGTGAGCACCCAGTCGAAACTCATCGGATTCGACAAAGCCGATGATAAGATTGCGTTTTCACACCCACTCCCCGGCGGCATGGCCGCCGCCCCAGCAGTAACCAACACCCACATCCTCGTCCCAAGAGACACGTTTGGAGAAGGCTTCGACTCGGAGATCGACCTGCAAAGACCAACACTGTACGCTCTCGACCGCAAAACCAAGCAGCCGGCGTGGGAACACGCACTTGACGGAAACTACCTCGCTTCGGTCGCTGTCGCTGATGACATCTACGTCCAATCAGACCGCGAATCGTACCGCCTCACAGCAGATGGAACCATCGTGTGGCGCCAGACCTTCGACCAATCATTTGACTGGCGGAAAACCCTCTCGTACCTCCGCCCAGTAATCGGCCCAGACGGAGTCTACATCGGGCACCGCGACGCACTCGTCAAAATTGACCGTGCCTCGGGCGATGTACGCTGGACGCGCTCGATGGAGAAGACGGTGTTCCCCCCTGTGATTGCTAGTGATACCACGGTCGTCGCCTCAACGAGCGATGCGACCGTCGGCGTTAGCCCCGGCGATGGCCAGGTTCGATGGCGAGTCAGCAAGCCACCTGTGTGGGCACCTGCAATCAGCGAGACCATCGCTGTCGTATCGACCAACAAGGAACTGCTCGGAATCAATCCCGCAACCGGTGAACAACAGTGGCGCGCAGACCAGTCACTGAGTACGTGCCCGCCGGTCATCGCGGGCGATACGGTGTTCACAGCCCCAGGTGGGACGACACTGACCGCTATCAACGCTGAGACCGGAAGACACATCGACTCGCGCGGAACTGACAGGCAAGTCACTTGGATCACGCCGGATTCCAGTGGCTTGCTCACACGGCAGTCAGCAACTGACGGGGCTCTTCTGGAACAGTATTCACTACGGTGATACCCACTTTGTCGCTCTATTGACAATTCACAATCGAGGGGGTGGGAGTCCCTGCTTCCACGACGTGCGTTGCAGACACACTGGTGTCTGCACTGAGTACATAGCGCGCGTCGCCCGCCGGGTGAAGAATATTTCACACCGTCTCGACGAGAGAAAAGGTAGCGGCAATGTTGACCCGGTCGGTTCTCAGGGGCCGGTTTCTACTTCGTCGCCGGTGACCGCGATCTCGTCACCGTTCCGGTCGCGGATAACCGAGCGTTGTTTGATATTCTCGTTCGCGCCCGTGAGCGAAACGCTAGCGCCTGCGGGAATCGAGAGACTCGCACCAACGGTTGGCGACCCGGCATCGTAGGTGTGAACATACCCGCCTTTCACGATACGTTCGCTTGGGTCGTAGTCACCGATCGCTGTCAGGAAGAGCGATGCTTGGCCTGCATATACTCGTGTCGAGTCTGTCTCGCAGTAGACATCGAGTGCGTCGATGTCGATCCAGTCGGCACTGGCTTGGTAGT is part of the Haladaptatus paucihalophilus DX253 genome and encodes:
- a CDS encoding outer membrane protein assembly factor BamB family protein; the protein is MAGENAHNTSRLDAIIGSKIDDVSWSESIDSQFASPIVTTPNHALVSTQSKLIGFDKADDKIAFSHPLPGGMAAAPAVTNTHILVPRDTFGEGFDSEIDLQRPTLYALDRKTKQPAWEHALDGNYLASVAVADDIYVQSDRESYRLTADGTIVWRQTFDQSFDWRKTLSYLRPVIGPDGVYIGHRDALVKIDRASGDVRWTRSMEKTVFPPVIASDTTVVASTSDATVGVSPGDGQVRWRVSKPPVWAPAISETIAVVSTNKELLGINPATGEQQWRADQSLSTCPPVIAGDTVFTAPGGTTLTAINAETGRHIDSRGTDRQVTWITPDSSGLLTRQSATDGALLEQYSLR
- a CDS encoding transcriptional regulator FilR1 domain-containing protein, yielding MSQFRCLCSVYNPVLFHAYRGLLELGIESEAILDRPTALKAASNTGTRYAVQSERYSHYHPFVLEESQTLGIGIYDDRKVAVAAYNEAGSGKHIAMIVSSNKRLVKWGTNLYESYRADACPATEVDLNRR